The Sulfurimonas sp. genome includes a region encoding these proteins:
- the rpsO gene encoding 30S ribosomal protein S15: MALDSAKKQEIIAKYGRSENDTGSSEVQIALLTTRIAELTEHLKTFKKDHSSRLGLLKLVGQRRRLMKYFKKTDKEAYTKLVESLKIRDNI, translated from the coding sequence ATGGCTTTAGATTCGGCGAAAAAACAAGAGATTATCGCAAAGTATGGTCGTTCAGAGAACGATACAGGTTCAAGTGAAGTTCAAATTGCACTTTTAACAACAAGAATTGCAGAATTAACTGAACACTTAAAAACATTCAAAAAAGATCACTCATCAAGACTTGGTTTACTAAAATTAGTTGGTCAACGTCGTCGTTTAATGAAATATTTCAAGAAAACGGATAAAGAAGCTTATACTAAATTAGTTGAGAGCTTAAAAATTAGAGATAATATATAA
- a CDS encoding Rrf2 family transcriptional regulator: MLITKASEYAILSLIVLSKQDTPQDSETLSRELSIPKSFLAKILQSLAKEGILVSYRGANGGFALAKKTSEIDMLSIMNAVESKSPAVFDCAPSQSSCPSDKANVCSIWPFLNKLQGKIDSFLSELTLEDILE, encoded by the coding sequence ATGTTAATTACAAAAGCTAGTGAATACGCAATTCTATCACTTATAGTACTGTCAAAACAAGATACACCTCAAGATAGTGAAACTCTCTCTCGTGAGCTTAGTATCCCTAAAAGTTTTTTAGCAAAGATTCTTCAATCTTTAGCAAAAGAAGGCATTTTGGTTTCATACCGTGGTGCAAACGGTGGTTTTGCACTAGCTAAAAAAACAAGTGAAATAGATATGTTAAGTATTATGAATGCAGTAGAGAGTAAATCTCCTGCAGTATTTGACTGTGCGCCTTCACAAAGTAGCTGCCCTTCTGATAAAGCCAATGTGTGTTCTATATGGCCTTTTTTAAATAAGCTTCAAGGTAAGATAGATAGTTTTTTATCTGAACTGACATTAGAAGATATTTTAGAGTAA
- the flhA gene encoding flagellar biosynthesis protein FlhA, translated as MAKKLTTRQQIGTTLNFLLGQKDLSVVLFVMAILAIIIVPLPSAALDFFLTVSMSIAVLIILISLYIDKPTDLTTFPTLILIVTLFRLALNIATTRMILSHGHEGPEQVSSIITSFGNFVVGGNFVIGIIVFSILVLINFMVITKGSTRVAEVAARFVLDSMPGKQMAVDADLNAGLIDDAEAKKRRAEILQDANFYGAMDGSSKFVKGDAVAGIIITLINIIGGFLIGVFQHDMTVSDSASTFTLLTIGDGLVGQIPALIVSTATGIMITRSSSDGDNFAEGTINQMIGNAKILMIVGLIMILFALVPGLPTASMGLVGILFALLGWAIYKYERGELSILDVEKSIGKGSKEMQQKEQDALKPKKTAEEIAKEEENALEDILKVEMLELTLGYQLIRLADSNQGGDLLERIRSMRRKIASDFGFLMPQVRIRDNLHLQPQEYQILLKGVSIGDGTIQPDKFLAMDSGMATGEIQGDPTKEPAFGLDALWIDPKDKEDAIINGYTVVDPSTVISTHMSELVKKNAEDLLTRQEVQTLIDKIKNDFPVIVDDVLKVAPIGLIQRILKSLLHEKIPLKDMLGILETIADVSEYTKNVEFITEQVRSRLSRTITQMYSGDDGVIRLLTFDTSSEQMMLEKSHEQDGVRNLMLNVGEINALIQATSAKATELLQNGISPVIIIVDPALRKGISEIFERFSLDIITLSHAEIDSNATFEVLGSISIIQQPEQ; from the coding sequence TTGGCAAAGAAACTAACTACCAGACAACAGATCGGTACTACTTTAAACTTTTTACTTGGTCAAAAAGATTTAAGTGTCGTACTTTTTGTAATGGCTATTTTAGCTATTATTATTGTTCCGCTTCCATCTGCGGCACTCGATTTTTTCCTGACAGTATCAATGTCTATAGCTGTTTTGATCATACTTATCTCTTTATATATAGACAAACCTACAGATCTAACCACGTTTCCGACACTAATACTTATAGTTACACTCTTTAGACTCGCACTAAATATTGCAACAACAAGGATGATTTTAAGTCATGGTCACGAAGGTCCTGAACAGGTGAGTAGTATCATTACAAGTTTTGGTAACTTTGTTGTCGGTGGAAATTTCGTTATCGGTATTATAGTTTTCTCAATCCTAGTGCTTATTAACTTTATGGTTATTACAAAAGGTTCAACAAGGGTTGCAGAGGTTGCTGCAAGATTCGTACTTGATTCAATGCCGGGTAAACAAATGGCGGTTGATGCCGACTTAAATGCCGGACTAATCGATGATGCAGAAGCAAAAAAACGTCGTGCCGAAATTCTTCAAGATGCTAACTTTTACGGGGCTATGGATGGGTCTAGTAAATTCGTAAAAGGTGACGCGGTTGCTGGTATTATCATTACTCTTATCAATATTATCGGTGGATTCCTAATAGGTGTTTTCCAACATGACATGACTGTTAGTGATTCTGCATCTACTTTTACACTTTTAACTATCGGTGATGGTTTAGTTGGTCAGATCCCGGCACTTATAGTTTCAACTGCTACAGGTATTATGATCACAAGAAGTTCTAGTGATGGCGATAATTTTGCAGAGGGGACGATCAACCAAATGATCGGAAATGCAAAAATACTTATGATCGTTGGTCTGATCATGATTTTATTTGCACTTGTACCTGGACTTCCAACTGCATCTATGGGACTTGTAGGTATACTATTTGCACTTTTAGGCTGGGCAATTTACAAATATGAAAGAGGTGAACTTAGTATACTTGACGTTGAGAAGTCTATTGGTAAAGGTTCAAAAGAGATGCAGCAAAAAGAGCAAGACGCTCTTAAACCTAAGAAAACTGCCGAAGAGATTGCAAAAGAGGAAGAAAATGCTCTTGAAGACATCTTAAAAGTTGAGATGCTCGAACTCACCCTTGGCTATCAGCTTATTCGTCTTGCAGATTCTAATCAAGGTGGCGATCTTCTAGAACGTATCCGTTCAATGAGACGAAAAATTGCATCTGACTTTGGCTTTTTAATGCCGCAAGTTCGTATACGTGATAACTTGCACCTTCAACCTCAAGAGTACCAAATACTGCTAAAAGGGGTTTCAATAGGTGATGGAACTATTCAACCAGATAAATTCTTAGCTATGGATAGTGGTATGGCTACAGGTGAAATTCAAGGTGATCCTACAAAAGAGCCTGCTTTTGGTCTAGATGCTTTATGGATTGATCCTAAAGATAAAGAAGATGCAATTATAAACGGTTATACTGTTGTTGATCCATCAACAGTAATATCTACTCATATGAGTGAACTTGTTAAGAAAAATGCAGAAGATCTTCTTACTCGTCAAGAGGTTCAAACACTTATTGACAAGATCAAAAATGACTTCCCTGTTATTGTTGATGATGTTCTAAAAGTTGCACCAATTGGTTTAATTCAACGTATTCTAAAATCATTATTACATGAGAAAATACCGCTTAAAGATATGCTTGGTATTTTAGAAACTATTGCCGATGTATCGGAATATACTAAAAATGTAGAGTTTATAACTGAACAAGTTCGCTCACGTCTATCTCGTACTATTACACAAATGTATTCTGGAGATGATGGAGTTATAAGACTACTCACATTTGACACATCAAGTGAGCAGATGATGCTTGAAAAATCTCATGAACAAGACGGTGTTAGAAACCTAATGTTAAATGTTGGTGAGATAAATGCACTTATTCAAGCTACCAGTGCAAAAGCTACTGAGCTTTTACAAAACGGCATATCTCCTGTGATCATCATAGTTGATCCTGCATTAAGAAAAGGTATATCTGAGATTTTTGAGAGATTTTCTTTAGATATCATTACACTATCACATGCTGAAATTGATTCAAATGCTACATTTGAAGTACTTGGTTCTATTTCAATAATACAACAACCTGAACAATAA
- a CDS encoding DHH family phosphoesterase codes for MNKKIFYHLSHIDLDGYSCQLIMKYTPYEIKNYNANYGAEVKQKLEMILEAIKESNSEAYILITDLNLTVDESKWLDNQVSKLNEENKGVTLQLLDHHGTGEASSQKYDWYYLDTKRCATKITYDFARENYEIDEPSWMKKYVDVVNAVDLWIMEEEENFEMGKVCMRLVTETRELNRVMFADHDNNYKISLLHDAAKFIDHENAPIILDEEIHKLKKGFFKIDADGTLDNLATKYIVKLLGELKNTHTIYYKGYKGFLSYGLGNTSIIGNGFLLKYPEYDFIVDVSYRGTMSLRANNKVDVSQIAKEWADGGGHPNASGGRIIGFKEQYRYDKVKPQLQRIIDEKESVAGKLEYKQEGKN; via the coding sequence TTGAATAAAAAAATATTTTATCATTTATCGCATATAGATTTGGATGGCTACTCTTGTCAGCTGATTATGAAGTACACTCCGTATGAAATTAAAAACTACAATGCAAATTATGGTGCAGAAGTTAAGCAAAAACTGGAGATGATACTTGAAGCTATAAAAGAGAGTAATTCAGAAGCTTATATTCTTATAACTGACCTTAACCTAACTGTAGATGAGTCAAAATGGTTGGATAATCAAGTAAGTAAGCTCAATGAAGAAAATAAGGGTGTAACTCTTCAACTTTTAGATCATCATGGAACTGGTGAAGCAAGCTCACAAAAATATGACTGGTACTACTTAGATACTAAAAGATGTGCTACGAAAATAACTTACGATTTTGCAAGAGAAAATTACGAAATAGATGAACCGTCTTGGATGAAAAAATACGTAGATGTTGTAAATGCCGTTGATCTGTGGATAATGGAAGAGGAAGAAAACTTTGAGATGGGTAAAGTTTGTATGCGTCTTGTAACTGAGACGAGAGAGTTAAACCGTGTAATGTTTGCAGATCATGACAACAACTATAAAATCTCTTTACTTCATGATGCTGCAAAGTTCATTGATCATGAAAATGCACCAATTATTTTAGATGAAGAGATTCATAAACTTAAAAAAGGTTTCTTCAAAATAGATGCTGATGGTACACTTGATAATCTAGCTACTAAATATATTGTAAAACTTCTAGGTGAGCTAAAAAATACTCATACTATATACTACAAAGGCTACAAAGGTTTTTTAAGTTACGGACTTGGTAATACATCGATCATAGGTAACGGTTTTTTACTAAAGTACCCTGAATATGACTTTATTGTAGATGTAAGTTACCGTGGTACTATGAGTTTACGTGCAAACAATAAAGTAGATGTGTCTCAAATAGCTAAAGAGTGGGCTGATGGCGGTGGACACCCTAATGCATCAGGCGGAAGAATCATAGGATTTAAAGAGCAGTATAGATACGATAAAGTAAAACCTCAACTTCAAAGAATTATTGATGAAAAAGAGTCTGTAGCAGGAAAGTTAGAGTATAAACAAGAAGGAAAAAATTAA
- a CDS encoding N-acetylmuramoyl-L-alanine amidase has product MIRFLVLIVFLSISLYAKSDIEILKRADSYMKTGSKSDQFRAYNDYKNLYLRALMDSDDDLRYSSLVGIVRSGKKLHIDISKYEDELDGLKKTKKRSSKTTVKKRVKKSKEIKIQSTHKLKNISWKDSSRLVLRFDKNLRQNQINYFTLYDSKNKRYRYVFDIHASMLTKSQTLRKDGINRIKIAQYDPNTLRLVIENNTKVKVNFSRVSSELTIKMVPTDKGAKKYIPNISNKPYTPKRADRDKVIVIDPGHGGKDPGAVGYKRYREKIVVYKIAKHLKNILKKRGYKVHMTRDKDKFIKLSRRTAYANKKDADLFISIHANAVSKKYANQTKGIECYFLSPSRSSRAERIAAKENSADISDMDRYAKQSFLKFLNHAKTIASHKLAIDLQRGMLGSLNKHYKGVKDGGVREGPFWVLVGAQMPAVLVEVGFITHPTEAKRLVNDTYRKRMATGLADGIERYFANN; this is encoded by the coding sequence ATGATTCGTTTTTTAGTTTTAATAGTTTTTCTATCTATATCACTATATGCAAAAAGTGATATAGAGATTTTAAAAAGAGCCGACAGTTACATGAAAACTGGTTCTAAATCAGACCAGTTCCGTGCATATAACGACTACAAAAACCTCTACCTTAGAGCTCTAATGGATTCAGATGATGATCTAAGATACAGTTCACTTGTCGGTATTGTAAGAAGCGGAAAAAAACTTCATATAGATATATCTAAATATGAAGATGAACTCGATGGTTTAAAAAAGACAAAAAAAAGATCCTCTAAAACTACTGTAAAGAAACGAGTTAAAAAATCTAAAGAGATTAAGATACAATCAACTCATAAACTAAAAAATATTTCATGGAAAGACTCAAGTCGTTTAGTTTTACGTTTTGATAAGAACTTACGTCAAAATCAGATTAATTATTTTACTTTGTATGATTCTAAAAATAAAAGATACCGTTACGTATTTGACATACATGCCTCTATGCTTACAAAAAGCCAAACTCTCAGAAAAGATGGAATAAATAGGATTAAAATAGCGCAATACGATCCAAATACACTCCGTTTAGTGATCGAAAACAATACAAAAGTAAAAGTAAATTTTTCAAGAGTATCGTCTGAACTAACTATAAAAATGGTACCAACAGATAAGGGTGCTAAAAAGTATATACCAAATATTTCAAATAAGCCATATACTCCAAAAAGGGCAGATAGAGATAAGGTGATCGTAATAGATCCTGGTCATGGCGGTAAAGATCCTGGAGCAGTAGGTTATAAACGTTATAGAGAAAAGATCGTAGTTTATAAAATAGCTAAACATTTAAAAAACATTTTGAAAAAACGCGGTTACAAAGTACATATGACACGTGATAAAGACAAGTTTATAAAACTTAGTCGCCGTACAGCATATGCAAATAAAAAAGATGCCGATCTTTTTATAAGTATACATGCAAATGCCGTAAGTAAAAAATACGCAAATCAGACAAAAGGGATAGAGTGTTATTTCCTTTCACCGTCTCGTTCAAGCAGAGCTGAGAGAATAGCTGCAAAAGAAAATAGTGCAGATATATCTGATATGGATAGATATGCAAAACAGAGTTTTTTAAAGTTTTTAAATCATGCAAAAACCATAGCAAGCCATAAACTTGCAATAGATCTTCAACGTGGTATGCTAGGTTCACTTAACAAGCACTATAAAGGTGTAAAAGACGGTGGTGTAAGAGAAGGACCGTTTTGGGTACTTGTTGGAGCTCAGATGCCGGCAGTACTTGTGGAAGTAGGTTTTATTACACATCCTACAGAAGCAAAACGTTTAGTAAATGATACTTATAGAAAAAGAATGGCTACAGGTTTAGCTGATGGAATAGAGAGATATTTCGCGAATAACTAG
- a CDS encoding nitronate monooxygenase gives MSFKPLKIGKYEIEKPIVQGGMGVGISWDQLAGNVSKEGGLGVISAVGTGYYENKKYAKKLVADRPLSEESFYSKEGFEAIIKNARKICGDKPLAANILYAINDYGRVVRDACEAGIDIIITGAGLPTNMPEFTEGYPDVALVPIVSSPKALKIICKRWQKRYNRLPDAVVVEGPKSGGHQGFTYEQCKLEENQLENIVGPVVEEAATWGDIPVIAAGGIWDKNDIEEMFSLGARGVQMGTRFIGTHECDAHDNLKQVLINAKKEDIELMKSPVGYPAQGVRTNLTNIVEKREGPAIKCISNCVAPCNRGEEAKAVGFCIADRLSDAYLGDLENGLFFSGTNGYKLDKLISVKELMDKLTQGE, from the coding sequence ATGAGTTTTAAACCACTAAAAATTGGAAAATACGAGATAGAAAAACCTATAGTTCAAGGTGGAATGGGCGTTGGTATTAGTTGGGATCAACTAGCAGGAAATGTATCAAAAGAGGGTGGATTAGGTGTAATATCAGCCGTTGGTACAGGTTATTATGAAAATAAAAAATATGCTAAAAAACTAGTAGCTGATAGACCGTTAAGCGAAGAAAGTTTTTATTCTAAAGAGGGTTTTGAGGCTATTATTAAAAATGCTAGAAAAATCTGTGGAGACAAACCTCTTGCAGCAAATATTTTATATGCTATAAATGACTATGGTCGTGTAGTTCGTGACGCATGTGAAGCTGGTATTGATATTATCATCACTGGTGCAGGTCTACCTACAAATATGCCTGAGTTTACAGAGGGCTACCCTGATGTGGCACTGGTACCTATCGTATCTTCACCAAAAGCTCTTAAGATCATTTGTAAAAGATGGCAAAAACGTTATAACCGCCTTCCTGATGCAGTTGTAGTTGAAGGGCCAAAAAGCGGTGGTCATCAAGGTTTTACATATGAACAATGTAAATTAGAAGAGAATCAACTGGAAAATATTGTTGGACCTGTTGTTGAAGAAGCTGCAACTTGGGGTGATATCCCAGTAATTGCCGCAGGTGGTATCTGGGATAAAAACGACATTGAAGAAATGTTTTCATTAGGTGCACGCGGTGTGCAAATGGGTACACGCTTTATAGGTACACATGAGTGTGATGCACATGATAATCTTAAACAAGTATTGATAAATGCAAAAAAAGAAGATATTGAACTTATGAAATCACCTGTTGGTTATCCTGCTCAAGGTGTTAGAACAAACTTAACAAATATAGTTGAAAAAAGAGAAGGTCCTGCCATTAAATGTATATCTAACTGTGTAGCTCCTTGTAACCGTGGTGAAGAAGCTAAAGCAGTAGGCTTTTGTATAGCAGACAGATTAAGTGATGCATATTTAGGTGATTTAGAGAATGGTTTATTTTTCTCTGGAACAAATGGTTATAAACTAGATAAATTAATATCTGTAAAAGAACTAATGGACAAACTAACACAAGGCGAATAA
- the tyrS gene encoding tyrosine--tRNA ligase: MLEKALKEIHRGTAEIIDDERIEKLLKAYFEEGKTYTVKAGFDPTAPDLHLGHTVLLQKLATFQKYGARVQFLIGDFTATIGDPTGKSATRKVLSRNEIRQNITSYTTQAFKILDESMTDIYYNNDWLEKLGASGILELSSTLTVARMLERDDFSKRFASNTPIAVSEFMYPLLQGYDSVHLKSDIEIGGTDQKFNLLMGRQLQKVYAVKKQQAVLMMPILEGLDGVQKMSKSLNNYIGVTDEPNDMFGKVLSISDELMWRYYEFLSTKSLDEIASLKKGVEDGSLHPKKVKEELALEITARYHSDDEAQNAKHEFEKVHAKSQIPTDIPEFSCDGEVWIAKALVDCNIEPSTSQARRDIKQGAVKIDQEKISDEQLQLGVGEYILQVGKRKFAKLKVN; encoded by the coding sequence ATGTTAGAAAAAGCGTTAAAAGAGATACATAGAGGCACAGCTGAAATAATAGATGATGAAAGAATTGAAAAACTATTAAAAGCTTATTTTGAAGAGGGAAAAACTTATACCGTAAAAGCCGGTTTTGATCCGACTGCACCTGATCTGCACTTAGGGCATACTGTATTACTTCAAAAACTGGCAACTTTTCAAAAGTATGGTGCTCGTGTACAGTTCTTAATAGGTGATTTTACAGCTACAATTGGTGATCCGACAGGTAAAAGTGCGACAAGAAAAGTGCTTAGCAGAAATGAGATAAGACAAAACATCACAAGTTACACTACACAAGCTTTTAAAATACTTGATGAAAGTATGACAGATATTTACTATAATAATGATTGGCTTGAAAAATTAGGAGCTAGCGGTATATTGGAACTTTCATCTACATTAACTGTAGCACGTATGTTAGAGCGTGATGATTTTTCAAAAAGATTTGCTTCAAACACACCGATAGCTGTTAGTGAGTTTATGTATCCATTACTTCAAGGTTATGATTCTGTACATCTAAAGAGCGATATAGAGATAGGTGGTACTGATCAGAAATTCAACCTTTTAATGGGTAGACAGCTTCAAAAAGTGTATGCTGTAAAAAAACAACAAGCTGTACTTATGATGCCTATTTTAGAAGGACTTGACGGCGTACAGAAGATGAGTAAGTCATTAAATAACTACATCGGTGTTACGGATGAACCAAATGATATGTTCGGTAAAGTGTTGAGTATATCTGATGAGTTAATGTGGAGATATTATGAATTTTTAAGTACAAAGAGCTTAGACGAGATCGCGTCACTTAAAAAAGGTGTAGAGGATGGTTCACTTCACCCTAAAAAAGTTAAAGAGGAACTAGCTTTAGAGATTACTGCTAGATATCATTCTGATGATGAAGCACAAAATGCTAAGCACGAGTTTGAAAAAGTTCACGCAAAAAGCCAAATTCCAACAGATATTCCTGAGTTTTCATGCGATGGTGAAGTTTGGATTGCAAAAGCATTGGTAGATTGTAACATTGAGCCATCAACTTCACAAGCTAGAAGAGATATTAAGCAAGGTGCTGTTAAAATAGATCAAGAAAAAATATCTGATGAACAACTGCAACTAGGCGTAGGAGAATATATTCTTCAAGTCGGGAAAAGAAAATTCGCTAAACTAAAGGTAAATTAA
- a CDS encoding bifunctional (p)ppGpp synthetase/guanosine-3',5'-bis(diphosphate) 3'-pyrophosphohydrolase → MALNQVDIEKVKHLHTIDSAAQYLYSHFEETSKLENVLVYAIQAHEGQFRKSGEPYIIHPILVAAIVASITNDISMAMAALLHDVVEDTDITIEEIESKFGSDVAHLVGGLTKIDAIRDDELIPSYSDEKLIVSALSFRKMLLASITDVRILVVKLCDRLHNILTLDALPTHKQERIAEETLVVYAPIAHRLGISFLKNILEDVSFSYLFKEEKHHIDNYLDTNFHEIEMKLDEFKNTVSKLLIKHGFCEDDFEILSRVKHRYSIYLKMQRKGIGIDEVLDLLALRILTKDEVKCYTILGLIHLHFQPLSSRFKDYIAVPKDNGYQTIHTSVFYEAAIFEIQIRTYEMHQTAELGVAAHWKYKSGADTIKLDWLNNLGYQNESVEDFYELIKNDLYSEDISVFSPTGEAFTLPRGAVALDFAYAVHTEIGNKAQNALVNKERASLLHELQNGDIVKIELSDEIITRCSWYDAVKTSKARTNIKHNCNSRLKDIDTKSAVNIIATIMNLNYSRVEDWFENVNCDKKCSIALDLDHLKEVIQKYILYISSNNRFKRFLSRHRFKLRQYSHRGVSVYSNNNINDVVFDYCCHPKTGDGIMAFLEKGKAHVHHKMCQNANSKLLDGENMVFVKWDKENIFNYNMIISLHSGKGTLAEFLNYLAKLGIDINTLELGKNNGESTRYCEIGFETKDGDINKLRVKIEQKVKVVHLVRTDDAYQ, encoded by the coding sequence TTGGCATTGAATCAAGTAGATATTGAGAAGGTTAAACACCTTCATACAATTGATTCAGCCGCACAATATTTATACTCACATTTTGAAGAGACCTCAAAATTAGAAAATGTCCTTGTGTATGCAATCCAAGCACATGAAGGGCAGTTTAGAAAAAGTGGTGAACCATATATAATTCACCCAATTTTAGTAGCAGCAATCGTAGCTTCGATTACAAATGATATTTCAATGGCGATGGCTGCTCTTTTACACGATGTTGTTGAAGATACAGATATTACTATTGAAGAGATAGAAAGTAAATTTGGCAGTGATGTAGCTCATCTTGTAGGTGGACTTACAAAAATCGACGCAATACGTGACGATGAACTTATACCCTCATATTCAGATGAAAAACTCATAGTATCAGCACTATCTTTTAGAAAAATGTTACTTGCATCGATCACAGATGTAAGGATATTAGTTGTCAAGTTATGTGACAGATTACACAACATTTTAACATTAGATGCTCTGCCTACACATAAGCAAGAACGTATAGCTGAAGAAACATTAGTCGTTTATGCCCCTATCGCACACCGCTTGGGTATCAGTTTTTTAAAAAATATACTTGAAGATGTCAGCTTTTCTTATCTTTTTAAAGAGGAAAAACATCATATTGATAACTATCTAGATACAAATTTCCATGAAATTGAAATGAAACTGGACGAGTTTAAAAATACAGTATCTAAACTTCTAATTAAGCATGGTTTTTGTGAAGATGACTTTGAAATATTATCACGTGTAAAGCACCGCTACTCAATATACTTAAAGATGCAGAGAAAAGGTATTGGTATTGATGAAGTGTTAGATCTTTTAGCACTTAGAATTTTAACAAAAGATGAAGTGAAGTGTTATACGATCTTAGGTTTAATTCATCTACACTTTCAGCCTCTGTCTTCAAGGTTTAAAGACTATATAGCAGTTCCAAAAGATAACGGTTACCAGACTATTCATACATCTGTTTTTTATGAAGCTGCAATTTTTGAGATTCAGATTCGTACATACGAGATGCACCAAACAGCTGAGCTTGGAGTGGCAGCACATTGGAAATATAAAAGTGGAGCAGATACTATAAAACTAGATTGGTTAAACAATTTAGGTTATCAAAATGAATCAGTAGAGGATTTTTACGAGCTTATCAAAAACGATCTTTACTCTGAAGATATATCAGTTTTCTCACCAACAGGTGAAGCTTTTACACTGCCTCGAGGTGCCGTGGCACTCGACTTTGCATATGCTGTGCATACAGAGATCGGTAACAAGGCACAAAATGCACTGGTAAATAAAGAAAGAGCATCTCTTTTACATGAGCTTCAAAACGGAGATATTGTAAAAATTGAACTCTCTGATGAGATCATAACAAGATGTTCATGGTATGATGCGGTAAAAACTTCTAAAGCACGAACTAATATTAAGCATAACTGTAACTCAAGGTTAAAAGATATTGATACAAAATCTGCTGTTAATATCATTGCAACCATTATGAATCTAAATTATTCGCGCGTTGAGGATTGGTTTGAAAATGTAAATTGTGATAAAAAATGCTCAATTGCACTTGACCTGGATCATTTAAAAGAGGTTATACAAAAATATATTTTGTATATAAGCTCAAATAACAGGTTTAAAAGATTTCTCTCACGTCACAGATTTAAATTGAGACAATACTCTCATAGGGGAGTTTCTGTATACTCAAATAATAATATTAATGATGTAGTATTTGATTATTGTTGTCACCCAAAAACAGGTGATGGAATAATGGCTTTTTTAGAAAAAGGTAAAGCCCATGTCCATCATAAGATGTGTCAAAATGCAAACTCCAAATTGCTTGATGGTGAAAATATGGTTTTTGTAAAATGGGATAAGGAAAATATCTTTAATTACAACATGATCATATCTTTACATAGTGGTAAAGGTACACTTGCCGAGTTTTTAAACTATTTGGCAAAACTAGGTATTGATATTAATACTTTGGAACTTGGAAAAAATAATGGTGAATCAACTCGTTATTGTGAGATAGGATTTGAGACAAAAGATGGAGATATTAATAAACTTCGTGTTAAAATTGAGCAAAAAGTTAAGGTCGTTCATTTAGTTAGAACTGATGATGCATATCAATAA
- a CDS encoding DNA-directed RNA polymerase subunit omega translates to MKVEELTAKVLENNPSMDRYQLALAVSKRSDELLNGATSKLNINPKSVKAADLALMEIAEGLVTVKGFVDSEA, encoded by the coding sequence ATGAAAGTAGAAGAATTAACTGCGAAAGTTTTAGAAAACAACCCTAGCATGGATCGTTACCAATTAGCACTTGCTGTTTCAAAAAGAAGTGATGAACTTTTAAACGGAGCTACTAGCAAACTAAACATTAACCCAAAAAGTGTAAAAGCTGCAGATTTAGCACTTATGGAAATTGCTGAAGGCCTTGTAACTGTAAAAGGCTTTGTTGATTCAGAGGCATAA
- the pyrH gene encoding UMP kinase: MAHKRVLVKFSGEALAGEAGHGIDTKILNYISGEIKSLVDAGIEVGIVIGGGNIIRGVTAAQDGIIKRTSGDYMGMLATVINGVAMQEACEHAGLEVRMQTAIKMEQIAEPYINRKATRHLEKGRVVIFAAGTGNPFFTTDTAATLRAVEIGAEVIVKATKVDGVYDKDPEKFEDAVKLEEITYDQALSDHIKVMDDTSIALAKDNKLPIIVCDMFKKGNLLEILKNDGKNCSIVK, translated from the coding sequence ATGGCTCATAAACGTGTTTTAGTTAAGTTTTCAGGTGAAGCTCTTGCTGGTGAAGCAGGTCATGGTATAGATACTAAGATATTAAATTATATTTCTGGTGAAATAAAGTCTCTTGTAGATGCAGGAATAGAAGTTGGTATCGTAATTGGTGGTGGTAATATTATTCGTGGTGTTACTGCAGCTCAAGATGGAATAATCAAAAGAACTAGTGGTGATTACATGGGTATGCTGGCTACTGTTATCAATGGTGTAGCTATGCAAGAAGCATGTGAACATGCAGGTCTTGAGGTTAGAATGCAAACGGCTATAAAAATGGAGCAGATCGCTGAACCTTATATAAACCGTAAAGCTACTAGACACCTTGAAAAAGGTCGTGTAGTTATTTTTGCAGCCGGAACAGGAAACCCTTTCTTTACAACAGATACTGCTGCTACACTTCGTGCAGTTGAAATTGGTGCTGAAGTTATTGTAAAAGCTACGAAAGTTGACGGTGTATACGATAAAGATCCTGAAAAGTTTGAAGATGCTGTTAAACTTGAGGAGATCACGTATGATCAAGCTTTAAGCGATCATATTAAAGTTATGGATGATACTTCTATAGCACTTGCAAAAGATAATAAACTTCCTATTATCGTGTGCGATATGTTCAAAAAAGGAAATCTTTTAGAGATTTTAAAAAATGACGGTAAAAACTGTTCAATAGTGAAATAG